From the genome of Sphingobacterium kitahiroshimense, one region includes:
- a CDS encoding AraC family transcriptional regulator translates to MRKTQIKNFYDYYQPDRCEPLIHASENGAVQMKGLSRFDYPGQELPDAILPGIYSMGYWDAKTDQNWGLDWHRNEGIEFSFMESGSLYFSTESETVHLHPGSLTITKPWQLHKVGNPIVTIGKQYWIIIDVGVRQPHQEWKWPDWIILSKEDLEYLTKILRENDVRVWQSDKKIQECFIEIGKCLDHAEIEIPQSRLNILINSLLLEILSLFKKGDIEFDQSLTHNLRTVEIFLNHLRTDFEKSWTLEDMAEHCGLGKTSLSKYCKHLTNMTPVNYLINIRLEAAAKMLIDQEEEHVTNLCYSCGFTSSQYFATAFKKRYKCSPSEYRSRFRNGYVGKTA, encoded by the coding sequence ATGAGAAAAACGCAAATAAAGAATTTTTATGATTACTATCAGCCTGATCGTTGTGAACCGTTAATTCATGCTTCGGAGAACGGGGCTGTGCAGATGAAAGGTCTTAGTCGATTTGATTATCCAGGACAGGAATTACCGGATGCTATTTTGCCGGGAATTTATAGTATGGGTTATTGGGATGCTAAAACTGATCAGAACTGGGGGTTGGACTGGCACCGGAATGAAGGAATAGAATTTTCGTTTATGGAGTCTGGTAGTTTATATTTTTCTACTGAAAGTGAGACTGTTCATCTTCACCCCGGTAGCTTAACCATAACTAAACCGTGGCAATTACATAAGGTCGGTAATCCGATCGTAACGATAGGTAAGCAATACTGGATTATTATTGATGTTGGTGTGAGGCAACCTCATCAGGAATGGAAGTGGCCTGACTGGATCATTCTTTCAAAAGAAGATTTAGAATATCTGACAAAGATCTTACGTGAGAATGATGTTAGGGTTTGGCAATCGGATAAGAAAATACAAGAATGTTTTATCGAGATAGGGAAGTGTCTGGATCATGCGGAAATAGAAATTCCGCAATCTAGACTTAATATCTTAATCAACAGCTTATTGCTGGAGATCTTAAGTCTCTTTAAAAAGGGGGATATTGAGTTTGACCAATCGTTAACACACAATCTAAGAACTGTTGAAATCTTTTTAAACCATTTGCGTACTGACTTTGAAAAATCATGGACACTTGAAGATATGGCTGAACACTGTGGACTTGGAAAAACGAGTCTATCAAAATATTGTAAGCATTTAACAAATATGACTCCTGTCAATTATTTAATTAATATCAGATTGGAAGCTGCGGCAAAAATGCTGATTGATCAAGAGGAGGAGCACGTCACCAACCTTTGTTATTCTTGTGGTTTTACTAGTTCTCAATATTTTGCTACTGCCTTTAAAAAAAGATATAAATGCAGCCCGAGCGAATACCGCAGCAGATTTAGAAATGGATATGTGGGAAAGACTGCTTAA
- a CDS encoding AraC family transcriptional regulator, with the protein MKVLPFTLLIPDGKSMLSERVELPHFYQHMHHHNEYEIIWVEQGEGTLLVGNNMHNFRSGDIFLIGANVPHVFKSNPEYFTMKDRLKVKACSLYFNLSGILSGLFQLPEMHVLRSFLNQNKQGFQIPGRYTVEIANLMLRLHNASGVDVLLQLLSLLNQLKEMSPHLLPLSTDVYSSDLNANEGVRFDAIINYIMQNFNSQITLEDVANEAHMTPQAFCRYFKKHTGNTFVTFLNEIRINDACKSLLTGKHKDRISGVAYQVGFNSLTNFNRAFKSVVGQSPKAYINAYHHVSKGSSLATV; encoded by the coding sequence ATGAAAGTACTTCCATTTACTTTGCTAATACCTGATGGTAAGAGTATGCTATCGGAAAGAGTTGAATTGCCGCATTTCTATCAGCATATGCATCATCATAATGAATATGAAATTATTTGGGTTGAACAAGGTGAAGGAACTTTGCTAGTTGGAAATAATATGCATAATTTTCGTTCAGGAGATATTTTTCTAATTGGAGCAAATGTCCCTCATGTATTTAAATCCAATCCGGAATATTTCACAATGAAAGATCGGTTAAAAGTGAAAGCATGTTCATTATATTTTAACCTTTCGGGTATATTATCGGGTTTATTCCAATTGCCAGAGATGCATGTGTTACGTTCTTTCTTAAATCAGAATAAACAAGGCTTTCAGATACCGGGCAGGTATACGGTCGAAATTGCAAATCTAATGCTCCGACTTCACAATGCTAGCGGTGTGGATGTGCTGTTACAGTTACTAAGCTTATTGAACCAATTGAAAGAAATGTCACCTCATTTGTTACCATTAAGTACCGATGTGTATTCGTCTGATCTTAATGCGAATGAAGGAGTTCGGTTTGATGCTATTATCAATTATATCATGCAAAATTTTAATAGTCAGATTACTTTAGAGGATGTTGCAAATGAGGCACATATGACACCTCAGGCTTTCTGCCGTTATTTTAAAAAACATACCGGAAATACTTTTGTTACCTTTCTTAATGAGATCAGAATTAATGATGCCTGCAAAAGCTTATTGACAGGAAAACATAAGGACCGTATATCTGGCGTTGCATATCAAGTGGGATTTAATAGCTTGACAAATTTTAACCGGGCTTTTAAAAGTGTGGTTGGGCAATCACCAAAAGCTTATATAAATGCCTATCATCATGTTAGCAAAGGAAGTTCTCTGGCAACTGTGTAA